Proteins encoded by one window of Desulfobaculum bizertense DSM 18034:
- a CDS encoding heavy metal translocating P-type ATPase, which translates to MSDEQSKNRELTHLVAGVQGMHCAACSARVEKVLNKVDGVGQADVSLAAETVDLRFDPKEVSFEDLAGRVKKLGFTLVEPEDSEHRTIHLSITGMHCAACSGRIEKVVGKMDGVEKAEVSLAAESGTFIFDSEKTSQRQIREAISKLGFSSEPESAGDDLFEQNRQRALGELKKAGQQLVPAFAFALPLLILSMGHMAGMPLPEWLDPATSPKAFTLAQLLLTLPVVWSGRHFYIRGIPNLVRRSPDMDSLVAMGTGAALIYSLWNTFEIFLGIDVQARVMDLYFESAAVLIAMISLGKYFEARSRIRTSDAIRSLMQLTPDMATLVEADGTQRQVPSSELEPGDVILVRPGERVPVDGEVVSGRSGVDESMLTGESLPVTKEEGDSLTGGTMNGTGALTMKATRVGSDTTLSRIISLVREAQGSKAPIASLADKISAIFVPTVMSIAIVSGLLWYFAGADFSFSLRIFVAVMVIACPCAMGLATPTSIMVGTGRGAQLGVLVKNGTALQTVEGIQTIIFDKTGTLTHGTPKLTDCELMPEAGVDADTLLAAVAAAESQSEHPLALAMVDAAKEKGLTLPTVDAFTAHTGRGLEAQVLGETLFVGNRLLMEEHAVTGLETEEAQRTINALAEEARTVLFVASGGALRALLGVADTLREEAPAVVQELTQRGVQVVMLTGDAEATAKAVARRAVITELRARVLPEDKAKVVKEFQAQGKKVAMVGDGVNDAPALAQADCGIAMGSGIDVAVESGDVVLVRSSLQSVLTALKLSHAVMQNIRQNLFWAFAFNSLGIPVAAGVLHIFGGPTLNPMIAGTAMACSSVTVVSNALRLRFFKG; encoded by the coding sequence ATGTCGGATGAACAGTCGAAGAATCGCGAATTGACTCATCTTGTTGCTGGCGTGCAGGGCATGCACTGCGCAGCATGTTCTGCTCGTGTTGAAAAGGTTCTGAACAAGGTCGATGGCGTTGGACAGGCCGACGTAAGTCTTGCCGCGGAAACTGTGGACCTGCGTTTTGACCCCAAAGAGGTTTCGTTTGAAGACCTTGCCGGGCGGGTCAAAAAGCTTGGTTTTACCCTTGTGGAACCGGAAGACAGCGAGCACCGTACCATTCATTTGTCCATTACGGGCATGCACTGCGCTGCCTGCTCTGGGCGTATCGAAAAGGTCGTGGGCAAAATGGACGGCGTGGAAAAGGCCGAAGTGAGCCTTGCCGCCGAGTCCGGAACTTTTATTTTTGATTCGGAAAAGACCTCGCAGCGTCAGATTCGCGAGGCCATTAGCAAACTTGGCTTCAGTTCCGAGCCAGAAAGCGCTGGCGATGACCTGTTTGAACAAAACAGGCAGCGGGCACTTGGTGAGTTGAAAAAAGCCGGGCAGCAGCTTGTTCCGGCTTTTGCCTTTGCTTTGCCCCTGCTCATTTTGTCGATGGGCCACATGGCAGGCATGCCGCTTCCCGAATGGCTGGATCCAGCGACCTCTCCCAAGGCGTTTACTCTTGCCCAGCTTTTGCTGACGCTTCCTGTCGTCTGGTCAGGCCGACATTTTTACATCCGGGGCATTCCAAATCTTGTGCGCCGCAGTCCAGACATGGACTCGCTGGTGGCAATGGGAACAGGCGCAGCCCTGATCTACAGCCTGTGGAATACCTTTGAAATTTTTCTTGGCATAGACGTTCAGGCGCGGGTCATGGATCTGTATTTTGAGTCTGCGGCTGTGCTGATTGCCATGATTTCCCTTGGCAAATACTTTGAAGCCCGCTCCAGAATCAGAACCTCTGACGCGATTCGTTCGCTCATGCAGCTGACGCCAGACATGGCAACGCTGGTGGAGGCAGACGGAACGCAGCGACAGGTTCCTTCTTCCGAGCTTGAGCCGGGGGATGTGATTCTTGTGCGTCCGGGCGAGCGTGTGCCTGTGGACGGCGAAGTCGTTTCTGGCCGCTCTGGTGTGGATGAATCCATGCTGACTGGCGAGTCTTTGCCTGTGACCAAAGAGGAAGGCGATTCGCTTACTGGCGGCACCATGAATGGAACCGGCGCCCTGACCATGAAGGCCACCCGCGTTGGCAGTGACACAACACTCTCGCGCATCATTTCTCTGGTTCGCGAGGCGCAGGGGTCCAAGGCGCCTATTGCCAGTCTTGCGGATAAAATTAGCGCGATTTTTGTTCCAACCGTGATGAGCATTGCCATTGTTTCTGGCCTGCTCTGGTATTTTGCAGGCGCGGATTTTTCGTTTAGCCTGCGTATTTTTGTTGCCGTTATGGTGATTGCCTGTCCCTGCGCAATGGGCCTTGCAACGCCGACCTCCATCATGGTCGGGACGGGGCGTGGCGCACAGCTTGGCGTGTTGGTCAAAAACGGCACGGCGCTCCAGACTGTGGAAGGCATTCAGACCATTATTTTTGACAAGACAGGCACCCTGACCCACGGCACGCCAAAGCTTACAGACTGCGAGCTGATGCCAGAGGCTGGAGTTGATGCCGACACGCTCCTTGCAGCGGTCGCGGCAGCAGAATCCCAGTCCGAGCATCCGCTTGCTTTGGCAATGGTGGACGCAGCCAAGGAAAAGGGGCTGACTTTGCCCACTGTTGACGCCTTTACCGCGCATACAGGCCGAGGTCTGGAGGCGCAGGTTCTGGGTGAAACGCTGTTTGTGGGCAACCGTCTGCTTATGGAAGAGCACGCAGTGACCGGGCTTGAGACTGAAGAGGCACAGCGTACGATCAATGCGCTTGCCGAAGAAGCCCGAACAGTGCTTTTTGTGGCGAGCGGCGGGGCGCTTCGCGCCCTTTTGGGGGTTGCGGATACGCTGCGGGAAGAGGCTCCGGCAGTTGTTCAGGAGCTGACGCAGCGCGGTGTGCAGGTCGTTATGCTTACGGGTGACGCTGAGGCCACAGCCAAGGCTGTGGCTCGTCGTGCAGTCATTACAGAACTGCGGGCGCGCGTTTTGCCCGAAGACAAGGCCAAGGTGGTCAAAGAGTTTCAGGCGCAGGGAAAGAAAGTCGCAATGGTTGGCGATGGCGTAAATGACGCCCCGGCCCTTGCGCAGGCTGACTGCGGTATTGCTATGGGTTCAGGTATCGACGTTGCCGTCGAGTCTGGCGATGTGGTGCTGGTCCGCAGCTCGCTCCAGTCCGTGCTGACAGCGCTCAAGCTTTCGCATGCCGTGATGCAAAATATCCGGCAGAACCTGTTCTGGGCCTTTGCATTTAACTCCTTGGGTATTCCGGTTGCCGCTGGTGTCTTGCACATCTTTGGCGGCCCGACCCTGAACCCCATGATTGCGGGAACAGCAATGGCCTGCTCTTCGGTGACTGTCGTGAGTAATGCCTTGCGGCTGAGATTTTTCAAAGGATAA
- the treS gene encoding maltose alpha-D-glucosyltransferase — protein sequence MSRKKTLPAAQKDDPQWYKDAIIYEVHVRAFHDSDGDGIGDFRGLTEKLEYLQELGVTAIWLLPFFPSPLKDDGYDTSDYRDIHPHYGTMRDFRAFLRAAHARGLRVITELVLNHTSDQHPWFQRARHAKPGSSARDFYVWSNTHKLYEEARIIFQDFENSNWTWDDTAEAYYWHRFYSHQPDLNYDNPQVRRVMMQTVDYWFRQGVDGLRLDAVPYLYERSGTNCENLPETYDYLRQLRAHIDEKFDDRMLLAEANQWPEDAVAYFGDDDMCHMAFHFPIMPRLFMAVYMEDRYPILDILEQTPDIPDKSQWALFLRNHDELTLEMVTDEERDMMYRVYARDPQMRVNLGIRRRLAPLMSNNRRMIELLNALLLSLPGTPVLYYGDEIGMGDNIYLGDRNAVRTPMQWSADRNAGFSRANPQQLYLPVNIDPGYHYETVNVEAQSANPHSLLWWTRRIIALRRRHKAFGRGSIEFLTPENRKVLCFVREYDGESILVIANLSKHVQYVELDLSAYPGLTPVELFGNTEFPQIGSRPYPITVSGHAFYWFSLASAQSDEMQHSAKDTLPQLLCPERWEDVFGAKLKPELEQLLPRHIRKQSWFCRQKGRIAKASIQEQLTVSNMSPQAYICLVHLEYNNGDEENYSLPLCFATGSRAQRLKREKPEALVSSLHIQKSGEKGFLFDALESRTFCLAMLENVPRSSSGRGRGPITISSTRALRTLVQDRSFNLHAPSARVDQNNTVVQFSDTFILKVFRRIDSGTSLELEIGRYLKRKNFAQSPDIAGAIEYRRNRHQSPATLAVLLHYVPNQGTVWHYILDMLRSAFDQARTMRELDELEQPQSRHEFTTHVPELVQELFGPAIERFSTLGSLTAQLHSALSSPDPERTDENAFQPENFTRLYQRSLYQGTRSRVGRVWPRLKKQYSELSPQAQETADWVLAHKSDVQNFYKQLTQTRLDGQRIRCHGDYHLGHILLQDQSFTIIDFEGDPRKTYGERRILRSPLRDIASLLRSMDYAAFAALKTYMDQGLCPESKRESLLCLGRQWRYWSSSAFLASYIEGMKGNPAVPSSHNNFLMLLDVLLLDHAVMELAEDLDSRPDWALVPLAAIRSIITGTPCPMSKE from the coding sequence ATGTCGCGCAAAAAAACGCTTCCAGCAGCCCAGAAGGACGACCCGCAGTGGTACAAGGACGCCATCATTTACGAGGTGCATGTCCGTGCCTTTCATGACAGCGATGGAGACGGCATTGGAGACTTTCGGGGACTCACGGAAAAGCTGGAATATTTGCAGGAGCTTGGAGTCACAGCTATCTGGCTTTTGCCATTTTTCCCTTCTCCACTCAAAGATGACGGCTATGACACCTCGGATTATCGCGACATTCACCCCCACTACGGAACCATGCGAGACTTTCGGGCCTTTTTGCGCGCAGCACATGCCCGGGGGCTACGGGTCATCACCGAGCTGGTGCTCAACCACACCTCGGACCAGCACCCCTGGTTCCAGCGCGCCCGCCACGCCAAACCCGGCAGCAGCGCCAGAGACTTCTATGTCTGGAGCAACACCCACAAGCTCTATGAAGAAGCGCGCATTATTTTTCAGGACTTTGAAAACTCCAACTGGACATGGGACGACACCGCAGAGGCCTATTACTGGCATCGCTTTTACTCACACCAGCCAGACCTGAACTATGACAATCCGCAGGTACGGCGAGTCATGATGCAAACCGTGGATTACTGGTTCCGGCAGGGCGTGGACGGTCTGCGCCTTGATGCCGTGCCCTACCTCTATGAACGGAGCGGCACCAACTGCGAAAATCTTCCTGAAACCTATGACTACCTGCGCCAGCTTCGGGCGCACATTGACGAAAAATTCGACGACAGAATGCTTCTGGCCGAGGCCAACCAGTGGCCCGAGGACGCCGTTGCCTACTTTGGCGATGACGACATGTGCCACATGGCCTTTCATTTTCCAATCATGCCGCGACTTTTCATGGCCGTTTACATGGAAGACCGCTATCCCATTCTGGACATTCTGGAACAGACCCCAGACATCCCGGACAAAAGCCAGTGGGCACTGTTCCTGCGCAACCACGACGAACTGACGCTCGAAATGGTCACCGACGAAGAGCGTGACATGATGTACCGCGTCTATGCCCGCGACCCGCAGATGCGCGTCAATCTGGGTATTCGCCGCCGCCTTGCGCCACTCATGAGCAATAACCGGCGCATGATTGAACTCCTGAACGCCCTGTTGCTCTCGCTCCCTGGAACCCCGGTGCTCTATTATGGCGACGAAATAGGCATGGGAGACAATATTTACCTTGGCGACCGCAACGCCGTGCGCACGCCCATGCAGTGGAGTGCGGACCGCAACGCGGGATTCAGCCGAGCCAATCCGCAGCAGCTCTATCTGCCCGTCAACATTGACCCCGGCTATCACTATGAAACCGTGAACGTGGAAGCCCAGTCTGCCAACCCGCATTCCCTGCTCTGGTGGACCAGACGCATCATTGCCCTGCGCCGCAGGCACAAGGCTTTTGGTCGGGGCAGCATCGAATTCCTGACCCCGGAAAACCGCAAGGTGCTCTGCTTTGTGCGCGAATATGACGGGGAAAGCATTCTGGTCATTGCCAATTTGTCCAAGCACGTGCAGTACGTGGAGCTGGACCTTTCTGCCTATCCCGGGCTCACGCCTGTCGAACTCTTTGGCAACACGGAATTCCCACAGATTGGCTCCCGCCCCTATCCCATTACAGTGAGCGGGCACGCCTTTTACTGGTTTAGCCTCGCTTCTGCCCAAAGCGACGAAATGCAGCACAGCGCCAAGGACACACTCCCGCAGCTCCTTTGTCCTGAGCGCTGGGAGGATGTGTTTGGGGCAAAGCTCAAGCCGGAACTGGAGCAGCTTTTGCCGCGCCACATCCGCAAGCAGTCATGGTTCTGCCGCCAAAAGGGGCGCATTGCCAAAGCGAGCATTCAGGAACAGCTCACCGTCTCCAACATGAGCCCGCAGGCGTATATCTGTCTTGTCCATCTGGAATATAACAACGGCGACGAGGAGAACTATTCCCTGCCTCTCTGCTTTGCCACAGGAAGCCGCGCCCAGCGACTCAAGCGCGAAAAACCAGAAGCTCTTGTCAGTAGCCTGCACATCCAAAAAAGCGGCGAAAAGGGATTCCTCTTTGATGCCCTTGAGTCCCGGACCTTCTGCCTTGCCATGCTCGAAAACGTCCCCCGCAGCAGCTCTGGCCGGGGGCGCGGTCCCATCACCATCAGCAGCACCCGTGCCCTGCGCACGCTGGTGCAGGACCGCAGCTTTAACCTGCACGCCCCATCTGCCCGCGTGGACCAGAACAATACAGTGGTGCAGTTCAGCGATACCTTTATACTCAAGGTCTTTCGCCGCATAGACAGCGGTACAAGTCTGGAGCTGGAAATCGGCCGCTATCTCAAACGCAAAAACTTTGCCCAGTCTCCAGACATTGCCGGAGCCATTGAGTACCGCAGAAACCGCCACCAGTCCCCGGCAACACTGGCGGTACTGCTTCACTATGTCCCAAATCAGGGAACAGTCTGGCACTACATTCTGGACATGCTGCGCTCGGCCTTTGATCAGGCCCGAACAATGCGCGAACTGGACGAGCTAGAGCAGCCCCAGTCCCGCCACGAATTCACCACGCACGTGCCAGAACTGGTGCAGGAACTGTTTGGACCAGCCATTGAGCGCTTTTCCACACTTGGCAGCCTCACGGCACAGCTCCACAGTGCGCTTTCTTCTCCTGACCCGGAGCGAACAGACGAAAACGCATTCCAGCCAGAAAACTTTACCCGCCTCTACCAGCGTTCCCTGTATCAGGGCACCAGAAGCCGGGTGGGCCGCGTCTGGCCACGGCTCAAAAAACAGTACAGCGAACTGAGTCCACAGGCTCAGGAGACGGCCGACTGGGTGCTTGCACACAAAAGCGATGTCCAAAACTTCTACAAACAGCTCACCCAAACCCGGCTAGACGGACAGCGCATTCGCTGCCACGGGGACTATCACCTTGGGCACATCCTGCTTCAGGACCAAAGCTTTACCATCATCGACTTTGAGGGCGATCCCAGAAAGACCTATGGCGAACGCCGCATTCTACGCTCGCCGCTTCGGGACATTGCCAGCCTGCTCCGCTCAATGGACTACGCAGCCTTTGCCGCGCTCAAAACCTACATGGATCAGGGACTCTGCCCCGAAAGCAAACGCGAATCCCTGCTCTGCCTTGGTCGGCAGTGGCGCTACTGGAGTAGCTCAGCCTTCCTTGCCTCCTACATAGAAGGCATGAAAGGCAACCCAGCCGTGCCCAGTTCTCACAACAATTTCCTCATGCTGCTGGACGTTCTGCTGCTGGATCATGCGGTTATGGAACTGGCCGAAGATCTGGACAGCCGCCCAGACTGGGCGCTTGTGCCCCTTGCTGCCATCCGCAGCATCATCACCGGCACCCCCTGCCCCATGAGCAAAGAATAA
- the malQ gene encoding 4-alpha-glucanotransferase, with protein sequence MQLRSSGILLHISSLPSDCGIGDLGPEAYAFARFLERTGQRIWQMLPLTPTSTDSWNDPYHSISAFAGNPLLISPERLKNSGWLSSEEFSSMPDFPKEHVDFEAVTAWKGELFRTAFSRFTAREHPDYALFCSRNAGWLNDFALFAALGKELKAPWYEWPSGLRDRNVTACEHAREELAQNITYEKFLQWLFDQQWRALKRFCNERNIQIFGDMPIYVDHNSADLWCRPDEWQLDEKRQPTGMAGVPPDYFSETGQLWESPLYDWDAMKDTGFAWWQKRIFRNLDLFDILRIDHFRGLIAYWDVPAGEKTALNGKWVEAPFQDLFDSLYSRQSSLPLVAEDLGVITPDVREAMQRYDLPGMKILQFAFGPDLPQNLYAPHNIPRHALVYTGTHDNLPTRGWFEDEADSETKTRLAAYLGHEASAESISWEMIRLAMLSHANTAISPMQDLLSLDGARRMNSPGTLSGNWTWRMLPAALTPELEARLHQLTVLSGRHGPERPTTHSPASSQGTTP encoded by the coding sequence ATGCAGCTTCGCAGCAGCGGAATACTTCTTCACATCAGCTCGCTCCCGTCAGACTGCGGCATTGGCGACCTTGGCCCAGAAGCCTATGCCTTTGCCCGTTTTCTGGAGCGAACAGGGCAACGCATCTGGCAGATGCTTCCCCTGACGCCAACCTCCACAGACTCGTGGAATGACCCATACCACAGCATCAGTGCCTTTGCGGGCAATCCTCTGCTTATCAGCCCGGAACGCCTCAAAAATTCCGGCTGGCTCAGCAGCGAAGAATTCAGCTCCATGCCCGACTTTCCCAAAGAGCATGTCGACTTTGAGGCGGTCACCGCATGGAAAGGCGAACTGTTCCGCACTGCCTTTTCCCGGTTCACAGCTCGTGAACATCCCGACTACGCCCTGTTCTGCTCGCGCAATGCAGGCTGGCTAAATGATTTCGCGCTCTTCGCGGCTCTGGGAAAAGAACTCAAGGCGCCGTGGTATGAGTGGCCGTCTGGCCTGCGGGACCGAAATGTCACAGCATGTGAACATGCCCGCGAGGAACTCGCGCAGAACATTACCTATGAGAAATTCCTCCAGTGGCTTTTTGACCAGCAGTGGCGGGCGCTCAAACGTTTCTGCAACGAGCGGAATATTCAGATTTTTGGGGACATGCCTATCTACGTCGACCACAACAGCGCGGACCTCTGGTGCAGGCCTGACGAATGGCAACTTGATGAAAAGCGCCAGCCAACAGGTATGGCAGGCGTTCCGCCGGATTATTTTAGTGAAACAGGGCAGCTCTGGGAGAGTCCTCTCTATGACTGGGACGCCATGAAAGACACCGGGTTTGCGTGGTGGCAAAAGCGCATTTTCCGCAATCTGGACCTTTTTGACATCCTGCGCATTGACCACTTCCGGGGGCTTATTGCCTACTGGGACGTTCCGGCAGGCGAAAAAACTGCCCTCAACGGCAAATGGGTTGAAGCGCCATTTCAGGATCTTTTTGACAGTCTGTACTCCCGGCAAAGCTCGCTTCCTCTGGTTGCCGAAGACCTTGGAGTCATCACGCCAGACGTTCGCGAAGCCATGCAGCGCTACGATCTTCCCGGCATGAAAATTCTCCAGTTTGCCTTTGGGCCAGACCTGCCGCAGAACCTCTACGCCCCCCACAACATCCCGCGCCATGCCCTTGTGTACACCGGGACGCACGACAATCTCCCAACACGGGGCTGGTTCGAAGACGAAGCCGATAGCGAGACCAAAACACGTCTCGCAGCGTATCTGGGGCACGAGGCCAGTGCAGAGAGCATCTCATGGGAGATGATTCGTCTGGCCATGCTCTCCCACGCCAACACGGCAATCAGCCCCATGCAGGACCTCCTGAGTCTGGACGGGGCACGCCGCATGAACAGTCCGGGGACACTCAGTGGTAACTGGACATGGCGCATGCTTCCTGCCGCTCTCACTCCAGAGCTGGAAGCCCGCCTGCACCAGCTGACTGTCCTCTCTGGGCGCCACGGTCCAGAACGTCCGACAACACACAGCCCGGCCAGTTCGCAGGGCACAACGCCATAA
- the tpx gene encoding thiol peroxidase yields MTQVTLQGNPLTLSGQQPKPGDNAPDFTVLDTELQPVHLSDYAGKVVILSSVPSLDTPVCDMETRHFNTEAASLSEDIVILTISVDLPFAQKRWCGASGVEQVKTLSDHRDLSFGEHYGLVITELRLLARCVMVVDRQGTLRYRELIPEIADEPDYDAVLKAAKNAL; encoded by the coding sequence ATGACGCAGGTCACATTACAGGGGAATCCCCTGACGCTTTCCGGGCAGCAGCCCAAACCCGGCGACAACGCCCCAGACTTCACAGTGCTGGACACCGAACTCCAGCCCGTGCACCTGTCTGACTATGCAGGCAAGGTTGTCATTCTCAGCAGCGTTCCTTCTCTGGACACGCCAGTCTGCGACATGGAAACCCGCCATTTCAATACCGAAGCCGCAAGCCTGAGTGAAGACATCGTCATTCTGACTATTTCCGTTGACCTTCCCTTTGCCCAAAAGCGCTGGTGCGGGGCCTCTGGCGTGGAGCAGGTCAAAACCCTCTCGGACCACCGCGACCTGTCTTTTGGAGAACATTACGGTCTGGTCATCACGGAGTTACGTCTTCTTGCCCGGTGCGTCATGGTTGTTGACCGCCAGGGGACTCTGCGATACCGAGAACTTATCCCTGAAATTGCTGATGAACCCGACTATGACGCCGTGCTCAAAGCAGCAAAAAACGCGCTCTAG
- a CDS encoding response regulator has translation MNQPHILVVDDSKFLRKAMQRELERLGAKVALAEDGEQGFVYACQHAHSLDLVISDVDMPHMDGFTLCRKLKESADTSSLPIVICSSRDSEQAIEMGFKAGADGYIPKTNGRTDFLQQVQHILERTNIVKNKRVLVVDDALFIRNSLKDELRAEGFEVYTASNGQEALEFLHGKDAPRIHIIVSDIEMPVMNGLDFLIAIKHSALLKNIPFLVMTSNSEERVIHRIFQAGAASYLAKPFNSTHLIHTIKKLLSDQFLQLLREKERLEGERNLLLGSITSLIQALEARDHYTRGHSTEVARIVSKMANELGLDADTREKLNIAASLHDLGKIGIPDHILLKPGKLTDEEFSIIKQHPTIGADILRPIPSMSDLIPAVLSHHEHMDGTGYPQGLKGQEIPLFGRIIAVADVYHALTSDRPYRKGMPREKAIAIILEEKGSHLCPECVDAFLKAWRSQS, from the coding sequence ATGAACCAGCCGCACATCCTTGTTGTTGATGATTCTAAATTTCTGCGCAAAGCCATGCAGAGAGAACTCGAACGGCTAGGAGCCAAAGTTGCCCTTGCCGAAGACGGTGAACAAGGCTTTGTCTATGCCTGCCAGCACGCCCACTCGCTTGATCTTGTCATTAGCGACGTGGACATGCCTCATATGGATGGCTTCACCCTGTGCAGAAAGCTCAAAGAATCAGCAGACACCAGCTCTCTTCCCATTGTTATCTGTAGTTCCAGAGACTCAGAACAGGCCATCGAAATGGGCTTTAAGGCGGGAGCCGACGGCTATATTCCCAAGACCAATGGCCGCACGGATTTTTTGCAGCAGGTTCAGCACATTCTGGAGCGCACCAACATCGTCAAAAACAAGCGTGTGCTGGTTGTTGACGATGCCCTGTTTATTCGAAATTCCCTCAAGGATGAGCTTCGGGCAGAAGGATTTGAAGTGTATACCGCGTCCAACGGACAGGAAGCACTTGAATTTTTGCACGGCAAAGACGCGCCCCGGATTCATATCATTGTGAGTGATATTGAAATGCCAGTCATGAACGGGCTGGATTTCCTCATTGCCATAAAGCACAGCGCACTTCTCAAAAACATCCCCTTTCTGGTGATGACCTCCAACTCCGAAGAACGCGTGATTCACCGCATTTTTCAGGCTGGTGCCGCAAGCTATCTGGCCAAGCCCTTCAATTCCACGCATCTCATTCACACCATCAAGAAGCTCCTGTCTGACCAGTTTCTCCAGCTCCTGCGCGAAAAAGAGCGCCTCGAAGGCGAACGAAACCTTTTGCTTGGGTCCATTACCAGCCTGATTCAGGCGCTTGAAGCGCGGGATCACTACACACGGGGTCACTCCACGGAAGTTGCCAGAATCGTGAGTAAAATGGCCAACGAGCTCGGACTGGATGCCGATACCAGAGAAAAACTCAACATCGCTGCAAGCCTGCATGATCTGGGGAAAATTGGTATTCCTGACCATATTCTGCTCAAGCCCGGCAAACTCACAGACGAAGAATTTTCCATCATCAAACAGCACCCCACCATTGGTGCAGACATTCTCCGGCCCATCCCCTCCATGAGCGACCTGATTCCGGCAGTCCTGAGCCACCACGAGCACATGGACGGCACCGGCTACCCGCAAGGACTCAAGGGGCAGGAAATCCCGCTTTTTGGCCGCATCATCGCCGTTGCCGACGTGTATCACGCCCTGACCTCAGACCGGCCCTACAGAAAGGGAATGCCCCGCGAAAAAGCCATCGCCATCATTCTCGAAGAAAAGGGAAGCCACCTCTGTCCTGAGTGTGTGGACGCCTTTCTCAAGGCGTGGCGCTCCCAGTCCTAG
- a CDS encoding RsmB/NOP family class I SAM-dependent RNA methyltransferase, with the protein MNKKKKYRSELPPARLAAIDALSACLFKGQDIQAALDAALTSIASGRTPDPRDAGLATELVYGYLRLRLRLDFVLDSQLKAPKKTPKLMRLALGLAAFEILNLDRVPSYASVDWCVDFVKRDINPRLAGVSNAVLRGVDRLGAEANSHDFYRQDDADRDTFLSRYYACPAWLVKLWRKAYGERKTVALLRASTKAPALGLRFDFRKDGARESYDALRENELCKESTPVGLAFQAPCPECLEAEAAGFAVRQSLAGQQALFELGAEDWARPVWDACSGRGGKTLLLHAIGGGPIYASDPSEKRLSGLRALLEAKGISDITTAVASADEGQVFDQRFPCVLVDAPCSGLGVLSRRPDAKARRSKKDITELAKLQAKILDNAWNALEPGGSLIYVTCTITPQENEMQVDTFLRRTPGAKLLSRFRTPEDTPLGEFFFGARFEKSAG; encoded by the coding sequence ATGAACAAGAAAAAGAAATATCGATCAGAATTGCCGCCAGCACGTCTGGCGGCCATAGACGCACTTTCTGCCTGCCTTTTCAAGGGGCAGGACATTCAGGCCGCTCTTGATGCGGCACTCACTTCCATCGCTTCCGGGCGTACTCCAGACCCGCGCGACGCAGGCCTTGCCACTGAGCTGGTCTATGGATACCTGCGGCTCAGGCTTCGGCTTGATTTTGTGCTGGATTCACAGCTCAAGGCTCCAAAGAAAACGCCAAAGCTTATGCGTTTGGCGCTGGGACTTGCTGCTTTTGAAATCCTGAATCTGGACCGGGTTCCCTCCTATGCCTCTGTTGACTGGTGCGTGGACTTTGTCAAACGTGACATCAATCCACGGCTGGCTGGCGTGAGCAACGCTGTTCTTCGCGGTGTTGACCGCCTTGGCGCAGAGGCCAATTCTCATGATTTTTACCGACAGGATGACGCGGACCGCGATACGTTCCTGAGCCGCTATTATGCCTGCCCTGCATGGCTCGTGAAGCTGTGGAGAAAGGCGTATGGCGAGCGTAAGACCGTTGCACTGCTTCGGGCTTCGACAAAGGCTCCGGCCCTTGGCCTGCGCTTTGATTTCCGCAAGGACGGTGCTCGCGAAAGCTATGATGCCCTGCGCGAGAATGAGTTGTGCAAAGAGTCTACACCCGTTGGACTGGCGTTTCAGGCGCCGTGTCCTGAGTGCCTTGAGGCCGAAGCCGCGGGCTTTGCCGTGCGCCAGAGTCTGGCCGGGCAGCAGGCTCTGTTTGAGCTTGGGGCAGAAGACTGGGCACGTCCGGTCTGGGATGCCTGTTCTGGTCGGGGTGGCAAAACGCTTTTGCTGCATGCCATTGGCGGAGGTCCCATCTATGCGAGTGACCCAAGCGAAAAGCGTTTGAGTGGTTTGCGTGCCCTGCTCGAAGCAAAAGGTATTTCTGACATCACAACGGCCGTTGCCTCAGCAGACGAGGGACAGGTCTTTGACCAGCGTTTCCCTTGTGTGCTTGTGGATGCGCCGTGCTCTGGGCTGGGTGTTTTGTCCCGCCGTCCAGATGCCAAAGCCCGCCGCAGCAAAAAAGACATCACAGAGTTGGCCAAACTTCAGGCCAAAATTCTGGATAATGCCTGGAATGCTCTGGAGCCGGGTGGTTCCCTGATTTACGTGACCTGCACCATTACGCCGCAGGAAAACGAAATGCAGGTTGACACCTTCCTGCGCCGCACCCCCGGTGCAAAGCTGCTGAGCCGTTTTCGGACTCCGGAAGACACACCGCTTGGTGAGTTCTTCTTTGGAGCGCGCTTTGAAAAAAGCGCCGGGTAG